A region from the Halomonas piscis genome encodes:
- a CDS encoding YajG family lipoprotein codes for MQRRSFLLSITLLCTGLWLSGCSSPQYLEVTPERSAPVAQVGNGQEVAVFAQDGRDSDVIGQRSGGGMSNSRITVSSHTLIPKLQREAERAVRDMGFTPVSQQAEGRPTLTLELARLNYARADGANPGLDEARLEGVLRAVARNDGTTYTGTYTSSRTQEYALKPGADKNTEMLNALLGKALDRAFNDGELGALLAR; via the coding sequence ATGCAGCGACGTTCCTTCCTCCTCAGCATCACTCTGCTTTGCACCGGCCTGTGGCTTTCCGGCTGCTCAAGCCCGCAATACCTGGAGGTCACCCCCGAACGCAGCGCGCCGGTGGCCCAGGTGGGCAACGGCCAGGAAGTCGCGGTCTTCGCCCAGGACGGGCGCGACAGCGACGTCATCGGCCAGCGTAGCGGCGGCGGCATGTCCAATTCCCGGATTACCGTCAGCAGCCATACCCTGATCCCCAAGCTTCAGCGCGAAGCCGAGCGCGCCGTTCGCGACATGGGCTTCACTCCGGTCAGTCAGCAGGCCGAAGGCCGCCCCACGCTGACCCTGGAGCTTGCCCGGCTGAACTATGCCCGTGCCGACGGCGCCAACCCCGGCCTTGACGAAGCCAGGCTCGAAGGCGTGCTGCGCGCCGTCGCCAGGAATGACGGCACCACCTATACCGGCACCTATACCTCGAGCCGCACCCAGGAATACGCGCTCAAGCCCGGCGCCGACAAAAATACCGAGATGCTCAACGCGCTGCTGGGCAAAGCGCTCGATCGCGCTTTCAACGACGGCGAGCTGGGCGCGCTGCTGGCGCGTTAG
- a CDS encoding class I SAM-dependent methyltransferase gives MTEQWLKRWREGRIGFHRTTLHPALERYWLTLDVPRTAKVLVPLCGKSVDMRWLADAGHPVLGVEISPDAIEQFVAERRQDVLRYYQAGFDIVRQGSIELWLGDFFHLHIRQVAEIEAFYDRASLIALPRPTRQRYAFHLAQLVPPGARGLLVSLTRGEADAGPPYSVSHEEVEQLFSPNFRLTFLEQGPPDARGFIESTWALERRGPIG, from the coding sequence ATGACGGAGCAGTGGCTCAAGCGCTGGCGCGAAGGGCGCATCGGCTTTCATCGGACAACGCTGCATCCGGCGCTTGAGCGCTACTGGCTGACGCTGGACGTGCCCCGGACGGCCAAGGTGCTGGTACCGCTGTGCGGAAAAAGCGTGGATATGCGCTGGCTGGCCGATGCCGGACATCCGGTACTGGGCGTGGAAATTTCGCCGGACGCCATCGAGCAGTTTGTGGCCGAGCGCCGCCAGGACGTACTGCGTTATTACCAGGCGGGCTTTGATATCGTGCGCCAGGGCAGTATCGAACTGTGGCTGGGGGATTTTTTCCACCTGCATATCCGCCAGGTAGCGGAGATCGAAGCCTTTTATGATCGCGCCTCGCTGATCGCGCTGCCAAGGCCCACGCGGCAGCGCTATGCCTTTCACCTGGCTCAGCTGGTGCCCCCGGGCGCTCGAGGGCTGCTGGTCAGCCTGACCCGGGGAGAGGCGGATGCCGGCCCGCCCTACAGCGTGTCTCACGAAGAGGTCGAGCAGCTTTTCTCGCCCAACTTCCGGCTGACGTTTCTGGAGCAGGGGCCGCCCGACGCCCGCGGCTTTATCGAGAGCACCTGGGCGCTCGAGCGCCGCGGCCCCATTGGCTAA